tgagttatttccaaatacacctgccatgccccatatggtgtaaaatttgacaggtggacaaatctaaacttgtttttaataaaacaaatataaatatggatataataaataatactgctaataataataacattatacaaaagcaaggtTTTTAAATtatcatgtaggctagaaattaatatgttttgtaatattttaatcatttatatttatatcctatatatatccttattttatatatatatatatatatatatatatatatatatatatatatatatatatatatatatatatatatatatatatatatatatccttatatatatatccttatatatatgtccttatatatatatgtatatatgatattatatatttttcatatgtaaagatatttgcgtattgctctgcatcttgtttgtagtgtgtaagccaggcgcactttgcgccagacaatagaccgactttgttctggtctaaagatcagactattttcagtttctcaaaatagcaacgcgccaaaacacgcctgcttttttagaccagaacgcctatgggcgcacatttgagcgcaaatgcatttgctatttaaacagcgtggcgcaacacctcaaaatgacccttgcaccgagctaaaagtagcaaaagagtattgcgccgcgccttgcgccacattacgctgggtgtatgatagggcccaaagtctGCCaatctccaattctcgtactgctctcccgataaaaatgtttgctgcaaaccaacagcgtTGCTGTATAggccctgacagcatcacagAGAAAGAAATGCAACAAACTCCGAGGATCATGGAAACCCAAACACATACGACCCCTGCCGTATGCAACcgtggtctcacccagtcatttgGTCTCACGGCTTGGCAGGTCagaaagcatgtgctctcatgaataattaagaagcagggtcttctcattggataagaaaactctgctatgaataataatgagagaCCGACGCATCATCACTCCATTAGCAGATTTGAGCTACagtacgtcaccgattttgatcccgtccctaaaatcattttaaacccggaagatgaaattagctgacaaaagctcaaaattatccagttttgcccacaattaaagctgacaggtgctaacactctcttaactgatgctcaacacacacaaatctgttaaaatctcgaaaaaagtacttgagggtttcgGGAACCTTTATAATAAAGGCTAATATctgcataatatatgtgtgtgtgtgatatgtatttgtaatatgtatatatacagttgaagtcagaaatattagcccccctaaatttttTGCCCcgtgtttatttttcccctatttctgtttaacagagagaatttttttaacacatttctaagcataatagttttaatacctcatctctaataactgactgattttaataataataatattgactttaaaatatttttaaaaaaattaaaagccgcttttcttctagccgaaataaaacaaataagactttctccggaagaacaaatattatcagacaaactgtgaaaattgctttgctctgttaaacatcatttgggaaatatttaaaaaatatttaaaaaataataaaaaataaatatgtatatgatattattattagtattgattttaaaatatatgttgtgTCCAGGTGTGGCGTGGCTGGTGATTCCCAGGACATCTTTGAATGCTGACTGGGGCTGGTTGGATTTTCAGAGCTGGCGTCTTTTTGTGGTCCTCTGCTCGATTCCCAGTCTGTCATCAGCACTGATTTTTAGACTCTTCATGCCGGAGAGCCCAAAGTTCCTCATGGAGGTTTAGAACAACTCAAATCCTAAATGAATTGAAATTTGAACCATATGTTGTAAATAATCAATGTATCAAGTTATAGCTCTAtggcatgtacagttgaagtcagaattattagcccccatttgaattgttttttctttattaaatatttcccaaatgatgtttaacacagcaaggacattttcacagtatgtctgataatatttttttatttttgagaaagtcttatttgttttaattcggcttgattaaaagcagttttaaatttttaaaactcatttcaaggtcaatattattagcccctttgagctatattttttcaacataatagttttaataactcatctctaataatggatttattttatctttgccatgatgactgtaaataatattttactagatatttttcaagacacttctatacagctcaaagggCAATTTAAAGAATTAACTAGGGTAaataagttagttagttagtcagggtaattaggcaaatctttGTACAACAAtggaaaaaaaatttgcttaaaggggctaataatattgaccttaaaatggtgtttaaaaaattaaaaactgctcttattctagccaaaataaaaccaaaattactttctccagaagaaaaaatattatcggaactattgtgaaaatatccttgctctgttaaacataatgggaaatatttaaaaaagagaaaaaaactaaggggggctaataattctgacttcaacggtatgTCTCTCCATCACAGGCCGGACGTGAGATGGAGGCTTTGACTGTGTTCCAGAAGATATACAAACTGAACAACAGAGGTGCCACAAAACCATTTCCTGTGAGCCCATTTCCTCTTTCCCACCCTTCATACCTAATTATTATGGTTTTTCCTTTCATGAAAATGAGTTTGTGTTAACAGGTATCAGGGCTCATGATCAGACCTAAAGATGATGAAGTGAAAAACAGACCCAGCCACAGCAGCTCAAGATCACAGCGCTTCATCAATCAGCTCACACAGGTTCACTTGTTAtgttatcattatattatattatattatattatattatattatattatattatattatattatattatattatattatattatattatattatataaaaactattaattGTAGACATGAAGTATTGTTGTTCTTCTACAGGCTCTGGTCCCGCTGAAACAGCTGTTTGTCAGACCGCTGGCTTCCAGAAGTGTCGTTCTGGTGATCATCTTTTTCTGCATCTCATTTGGGTACTAAACTACATTTAAGACTTAATAAGCTAAATATTCTACTAATCCAGAGCTTATTTTCTCTGAAAACCACTTGTAATTTTAGTCAAGTTGTCtcttttctgattggctaatgttTCATACGGTCGGATTTTTTCTAGATTTATATCTGCCATGTGGTTCATCATTATGTAAATGAGCTcttttctgattggctaactataACACAGGCTGTTTGTTGTTATTGTGCCTTTTTTCCTATACCTTTAAGATATCAGGATTTATATATGTCATGCTGtatatcattatttaaattagCTCTTTTTTGATTGGCTAATCCCAATAcaggcaatttttttttgttactgttCCTTTAAGACTTTAATATGCAAAATCAGCTTGTTTCTGATTGGCTTTTCATACAGCATTTTGCTACTATAcctttaaaatatcaaaatttctATATGCCATGCTGTATATCATTATGTAAATTAGCTCTTTTCTAATTGGCTAACCACAATGCAGGCTGTTTTTGGTACTGTTCCTTAAGCTTTATATTCTACATCACTACTTTAATATGTAAATGAGCTTGCTTCTGATTGGCTTACTTTTCACACAGTCTTTTCCCTGCTACTATACCTTTAAGATATCTGGATTTAGGATATCATAGATTTATTCTGCCATgttgtatataattatttaaataagttcttttctgattggctaataacAATGCAGGCAGTTTTTTTtcgtactgtccctttaagagtttATGTTTCACATTATTACTTTAATATGTAAATGAGATTGGTACTGATTGTCTTACCTTTCTCACAGTCTTTTTTTGCTACTCTACCTTTAAGATATCTGGATATATATCTGCCATGTTGTACATCATTATGTAAATGAGCTCTTCTCTGATTGGCTAACCGCAACATAGGCTGTTATGTTGTAAAGTTTGTTCTacattactttaatatttaaatgacttCTGTTCTGATTGGCTTTCTTTTCACATAGTCTTTTTTGCTACTATACCTTTAAGATCACCATGTTGTACATCGATATATAAATGAGCTTTTTTCTGATTGGCTAACCACAACATTGGTTGTTTTTTGTTACTGTTCCTATAAGATTTATATACATTACTACTTCAATATGTAAATGAGCTTAGTTCTGATTGGCTTACATTTCACAGTCTGTGTTTGTCTACTATATCTAGATTTATATTACAGGCTTTTTGTTAGTATCTTTTTAGCTACAATaccttaaatatatatgtatttatattgccATGCTGTATATCATTATGTAAATGAGCTCTTTTCTGATTTGCTATCCAGATGTTTTGATTAGCTAGCTTCATGTTAAATGACGCAAATTCTGACTGAGTATGATTATATGACGTGCAGGTATTATGGGTTATGGATGTGGTTTCCGGAGCTTTTCAAGAGGGCAGAAGATGGAGGTTCTCCATGTGCAAACATGTCTCGTGCCCAAAACGCAGAGAACGAAAAGTGCTATCCAGTCAAAACCGCAGGTTAACgttactaaaatcatttttgaaatgtgtttattttattaagtcatcatatttatgtattttgctTGCTTTACAGTGTACATGGAGGGGTTTATAACGGCGGCTTCAAACTTGCCAGGAAACATCTTCACTATTCTCCTCATGGACAGAATCGGCGGGAAAATCCTTTTGTGTTCGTACAGTTATCTTCCCGCTTAAAATATTCCAAATACAATTACAGAAATCCTGTCAATGAGGAGTCTAAACTGATTTTATTTGTCTAAGTATCCAAAGCACAGGATTtaaaggctccgccctcttctggaaagtggccggggagaagcagctcatttacatttaaagagacGCACACTAAAATTGTGTTTCTGCTTTTTTAACACTCAAATTAGGGCATTTACAGCATGGTGTATTACATTACTATGATAATTTGAGCTGAAACTATTCTGGAGACAATATTACACCTTTAATGTTTGCAAAATAGTAAACAACCAATAAAGTACAACAGGTccacacttatgtttttttttttctccgttcGCAGCCGTTAGTTTGCTGGTGTCCGGCGTGAGTGTGTTCGTCATTTACGTGGTGAAGACTAAAACTCAGAGTCTGATCGTGTCCTGTGTGTTCAGTGGTGTTTCTGTCATCTCCTGGAACGCTCTGGATGTCGTGGGGACAGAACTTTACCCTACACAACTACGGTAAACACCAGAATTGAGAGATTATAGTGCAATATGCAGGGCAGCCGTTTACACTTTTGGGAATAATTAGGTCAAAAATCAATTTAAAgcagtaatattgtaaaactcTAATACAATTTATAgcaatttatgtgtttatttaaatatattgttattgATAACGCAAttctaaatgtaataaaagcgtttttgttgtgtattaaaaatatttcaattgtAAACATATGCAAAGAATGTACAATAGTGTTAAAAACATCAGAAAGAATGCAAAAGAGTGATAAAAACACTAAAGAATGACCTTGATTATCATCTCTGCCGTGCAGCTCCTCGGCTCTGGGGGTCTTCACTGGAGTGGGTCGAGTGGCAGCCATCATGGGCAATGTGGTTTTCGGGCAGCTGGTGGACTCGAGCTGTGCCGTTCCTCTGCTGATGGTGTGTGTGCTCCTGCTGGCGGGAGGACTGGCAGCTCTGTGGCTGCCTCAAACTAAACAGACTCAACTCacatgatgcacacacacacacacacacataggcattaaaagagatacagttgaagtcaaaaggaTTAGCCTTCCTGTAAATTATTttgtcttcaaatatttcccaaatgatgtttaacacagcaaggaatttttcagagtatttcctagaatattttttcttctggagaaagtcttatttgttttatttcggctagaataaaagcagttcttaatttaaaaaaaaacaattttaaggtcaaaattattagcccccttcagttATATTTTTTAACtctccagaacaaaccaacgacttgccttattactctaacttccctaattaaccaagttaagcctttaaatgtcactttaagctcaatactagtatcttgaaaaatatctagtaatacattatgtactgtcatcatggcaaagataaaataaatcagttaataaaactattatgtttagaattgtgtggAAAAAATCTTAAACAGAAAATATACAGTAGGGCTGAtaattcaacttcaactgtacggtagttcacctaaaactaaaagcatgtcatcttttactcagccttcacttgttttgagtttctctcttccgatgaagatactttgaaaaatgtcagaATACGGtaacccagtggttctcaaactttttttttatcaagtaccacctcagaaaaaaaattgtcactccaagtaccaccaaaaattagcagtattgaaatacagtaccatagtaggcccagtaaagcagctacaactctgcagttaaaaaaatgtggctgattacctcagaaatataggctatatgtcataaacggcatattatatacatcatttttgatacatttttaaatgtgtgtagcatatacatgacatatttcattccttcgcgtaccactagaaggaagcctgcgtaccactagtggtacacgtaccactgCGGTAACCAATGACATCAATAGTAGGGAAGTCCAT
The DNA window shown above is from Danio rerio strain Tuebingen ecotype United States chromosome 25, GRCz12tu, whole genome shotgun sequence and carries:
- the sv2 gene encoding synaptic vesicle glycoprotein 2B isoform X3, which gives rise to MEALTVFQKIYKLNNRGATKPFPVSGLMIRPKDDEVKNRPSHSSSRSQRFINQLTQALVPLKQLFVRPLASRSVVLVIIFFCISFGYYGLWMWFPELFKRAEDGGSPCANMSRAQNAENEKCYPVKTAVYMEGFITAASNLPGNIFTILLMDRIGGKILLSVSLLVSGVSVFVIYVVKTKTQSLIVSCVFSGVSVISWNALDVVGTELYPTQLRSSALGVFTGVGRVAAIMGNVVFGQLVDSSCAVPLLMVCVLLLAGGLAALWLPQTKQTQLT
- the sv2 gene encoding synaptic vesicle glycoprotein 2B isoform X2, encoding MPRQSREDTEPLLSSANNEEDDEQASCRKKLTYEEAVEKAGFGLFHWLLLVVCGWANASDAVEILCVSFLLPTARCDLQLSSADMGILTASIFLGMMVGGCVWGFLADRRGRRSVLVVSLAVNGTFGAVASLAPAFWLFLLLRFFSGVGVGGSIPVIFSYFSEFQPCLRRGAMISALATFWMAGNILAAGVAWLVIPRTSLNADWGWLDFQSWRLFVAGREMEALTVFQKIYKLNNRGATKPFPVSGLMIRPKDDEVKNRPSHSSSRSQRFINQLTQALVPLKQLFVRPLASRSVVLVIIFFCISFGYYGLWMWFPELFKRAEDGGSPCANMSRAQNAENEKCYPVKTAVYMEGFITAASNLPGNIFTILLMDRIGGKILLSVSLLVSGVSVFVIYVVKTKTQSLIVSCVFSGVSVISWNALDVVGTELYPTQLRSSALGVFTGVGRVAAIMGNVVFGQLVDSSCAVPLLMVCVLLLAGGLAALWLPQTKQTQLT
- the sv2 gene encoding synaptic vesicle glycoprotein 2B isoform X1, whose protein sequence is MPRQSREDTEPLLSSANNEEDDEQASCRKKLTYEEAVEKAGFGLFHWLLLVVCGWANASDAVEILCVSFLLPTARCDLQLSSADMGILTASIFLGMMVGGCVWGFLADRRGRRSVLVVSLAVNGTFGAVASLAPAFWLFLLLRFFSGVGVGGSIPVIFSYFSEFQPCLRRGAMISALATFWMAGNILAAGVAWLVIPRTSLNADWGWLDFQSWRLFVVLCSIPSLSSALIFRLFMPESPKFLMEAGREMEALTVFQKIYKLNNRGATKPFPVSGLMIRPKDDEVKNRPSHSSSRSQRFINQLTQALVPLKQLFVRPLASRSVVLVIIFFCISFGYYGLWMWFPELFKRAEDGGSPCANMSRAQNAENEKCYPVKTAVYMEGFITAASNLPGNIFTILLMDRIGGKILLSVSLLVSGVSVFVIYVVKTKTQSLIVSCVFSGVSVISWNALDVVGTELYPTQLRSSALGVFTGVGRVAAIMGNVVFGQLVDSSCAVPLLMVCVLLLAGGLAALWLPQTKQTQLT